A genome region from Magnolia sinica isolate HGM2019 chromosome 8, MsV1, whole genome shotgun sequence includes the following:
- the LOC131253777 gene encoding LRR receptor-like serine/threonine-protein kinase EFR has protein sequence MELPPMSLRVIWSFLLHAIMFSSMYVPWLLGSAANFSNETDHLALVHFKHLITDDPLHSLSSWNHTLHFCHWQGVTCGGHRHPQRVTALELGGQNLMGPISPCIANLTFLRIINFTDNRFCGAVPEEIGHLFRLQYLDLYNNGFTGEIPVNLTHCSELKFLDLYGNQLSGRIPTDLGSLSKLTKLTLGRNSLTGRIPPSFGNLSSLTYLYLSYNGLEGSIPSELSQLVRLDVLAIAFNNLSGKIPPSLYNLSSIAILDVGENRLNGNLPPNLGLALPNLQGLYVGGNQFTGPIPVSLPNASRLPQESHQGIFRRK, from the exons ATGGAGCTCCCGCCAATGAGCCTAAGGGTAATTTGGTCATTTCTCCTCCATGCCATCATGTTCTCTTCCATGTACGTTCCATGGTTGTTGGGATCTGCTGCTAACTTCTCTAACGAAACAGATCATCTTGCTTTGGTCCACTTCAAACATCTGATAACTGACGATCCTCTCCATTCCTTGAGCTCCTGGAACCATACTCTCCACTTCTGCCACTGGCAAGGAGTGACTTGCGGTGGTCACCGACATCCTCAAAGGGTCACGGCCTTGGAACTTGGTGGCCAAAACTTGATGGGCCCCATATCTCCTTGCATAGCAAACCTCACCTTCCTCAGGATCATCAATTTCACAGACAACAGATTCTGCGGCGCAGTTCCTGAAGAGATTGGCCATTTGTTCCGCTTGCAGTATCTCGATCTGTACAACAACGGATTCACCGGAGAAATTCCAGTAAATCTGACCCACTGTTCAGAACTCAAATTCCTCGATCTTTACGGGAATCAGCTGTCAGGGAGGATTCCAACTGATCTTGGCTCTCTGTCAAAGCTCACCAAACTGACCCTTGGTCGCAACAGTCTTACTGGAAGGATCCCACCTTCATTTGGAAACCTTTCGTCTCTCACTTACCTTTATCTTTCGTATAACGGTCTCGAAGGCAGCATCCCAAGTGAGCTTAGCCAGCTGGTAAGGTTAGATGTGCTTGCAATTGCTTTTAATAACCTGTCAGGTAAGATTCCTCCCTCTCTATACAATCTTTCATCCATTGCCATATTGGACGTGGGAGaaaacagattgaatggaaatcttccacccaacttaggcCTCGCTCTCCCTAATCTCCAAGGACTCTATGTTGGAGGAAACCAATTCACAGGACCCATACCAGTTTCATTACCCAACGCTTCACGACTT CCCCAAGAGTCTCACCAAGGTATCTTTCGGCGGAAATGA
- the LOC131252584 gene encoding probable LRR receptor-like serine/threonine-protein kinase At3g47570, translating into MQYNFLSGAIPIGVGKLNKMEVLTFGRNELSGNIPSSLQNMSRLYILSLYLNSLTGSVPSSLGNCTYMQYLNLADNNLSGSLPKQLFSFPSLIEIYVGGNLFSGDLPLEAGYLKALQMLNVSSNKLSGEIPSWLGSCLSLEYLGLEGNFFQGSIPSAFSTLRGLRSLDLSRNDLSGKIPQYLENLSALQYLNLSFNNFEGELPKQGVFRNASEVSVLGNSNLCGGTEELKLPACSSQASKTLGMSLASKVKFSIIGVVLCLISLSCFFTTLYWVRKSRKKPLVPPSVEDPFMIISYADLFKVTDGFSSANLIGSGSFGSVYKGTQDRDGTVFAVKVLNLQQQGALWSFMAECEALRNIRHRNLIKILTCCSSIDYKGNEFKALVFEYMNNGSLDRWLPKDGYDQLRGNLTFIQRLNIALDVASALDYLHHHCQTPIVHRDLKPSNILLDDDMIAHVGDFGLVRFLSEVAETISLGVKGSIGYIAPEYAMGGKASTQGDVYSYGILLLEMITGKGPTDDMFKDNLSLHHFAKLALPERVMEIVDPYLFEEAEVTQGSGNHINARNKMRDCLISMVRIGVLCSLESPRERMEMKNVVMEMHAIKDLYLRSKFTEIQVRSPLWGEGPSYLSHY; encoded by the exons ATGCAATATAACTTTTTATCGGGTGCCATTCCCATTGGTGTTGGGAAGCTTAACAAAATGGAGGTACTTACCTTCGGTAGAAATGAATTATCTGGAAATATTCCATCTTCCTTGCAAAACATGTCCCGGTTGTATATACTTTCTTTATACCTAAATAGTCTAACAGGAAGCGTACCTTCAAGTCTTGGAAATTGTACATATATGCAGTATTTGAACCTCGCTGATAATAATCTTAGTGGTAGCTTACCAAAACAACTTTTCAGCTTTCCCTCTTTAATTGAAATCTATGTTGGAGGCAACTTGTTTAGTGGCGATCTGCCATTGGAAGCCGGATACCTGAAAGCTCTCCAGATGTTGAATGTTTCTAGTAACAAATTGTCAGGCGAAATTCCCAGCTGGTTAGGTAGCTGTCTAAGCCTAGAGTATCTTGGGTTGGAAGGGAACTTCTTTCAAGGGTCAATTCCTTCTGCATTTAGTACTCTAAGAGGCCTTCGATCCCTGGATCTTTCACGCAACGACTTGTCTGGAAAGATTCCACAATACCTGGAGAACCTTTCTGCTCTGCAATatctaaatctatctttcaataatTTTGAGGGTGAATTACCAAAACAAGGGGTCTTTAGAAATGCCAGCGAAGTTTCGGTACTCGGAAATAGTAATCTTTGTGGGGGTACTGAAGAATTGAAATTGCCAGCGTGCTCTAGCCAAGCTTCCAAGACATTGGGGATGTCTCTTGCTTCAAAAGTAAAATTCTCAATAATTGGTGTTGTCCTGTGTCTTATTTCATTATCATGTTTCTTTACCACTCTGTATTGGGTAAGAAAGTCAAGAAAAAAACCTCTTGTTCCGCCGTCCGTGGAGGATCCTTTcatgatcatatcatatgcagaCCTCTTTAAAGTGACAGATGGCTTCTCTTCTGCAAATTTGATTGGCAGTGGAAGCTTTGGTTCTGTATATAAAGGAACACAAGATCGAGATGGAACTGTATTCGCAGTGAAAGTCCTCAACCTTCAACAGCAAGGAGCTCTGTGGAGCTTCATGGCCGAATGTGAAGCTTTGagaaacattaggcatcggaatctTATTAAAATTTTAACCTGTTGCTCAAGCATTGATTATAAAGGCAACGAGTTCAAGGCTTTAGTTTTTGAGTACATGAACAATGGAAGTCTAGACAGGTGGTTACCCAAAGATGGGTATGACCAGCTGAGGGGGAATTTAACCTTTATTCAAAGGTTAAATATAGCGCTTGATGTGGCTTCTGCACTGGATTATCTACATCACCATTGCCAAACACCAATCGTACATCGCGATTTAAAACCGAGCAacattcttcttgatgatgacatgattgccCATGTGGGTGACTTCGGGTTAGTGAGGTTTTTATCTGAGGTTGCTGAAACCATATCGCTTGGGGTGAAGGGATCTATTGGGTACATCGCTCCAG AGTATGCAATGGGCGGTAAAGCTTCTACACAAGGAGATGTTTACAGCTATGGAATCCTTCTCTTGGAGATGATAACTGGAAAGGggccaactgatgacatgtttaaagacaatctaagccttcatcattttgctAAGTTGGCGTTGCCTGAACGAGTAATGGAGATTGTAGATCCATATCTCTTTGAAGAAGCGGAAGTTACTCAAGGCAGTGGAAATCATATCAATGCAAGGAATAAAATGCGTGATTGCTTGATTTCGATGGTCAGAATTGGTGTGTTGTGTTCTTTGGAATCTCCGAGAGAACGAATGGAGATGAAAAATGTTGTCATGGAAATGCATGCAATCAAGGACTTATATCTGAGGTCAAAATTCACAGAGATACAAGTTAGATCACCACTGTGGGGTGAAGGTCCGTCTTACCTCAGTCATTACTGA